The following are from one region of the Sciurus carolinensis chromosome 5, mSciCar1.2, whole genome shotgun sequence genome:
- the Fxyd4 gene encoding FXYD domain-containing ion transport regulator 4 codes for MGRVTWTFLLVLAGLPVLETNELFDKDSPFYYDWESLQLGGMIFAGLLCAAGCAMALSGKCKCKHNQTPSPLPDKTTPLITPGSANTC; via the exons ATGGGAAGAGTGACCTGGACCTTTCTCTTGGTGCTGGCAG GTCTGCCTGTCTTGGAAACCAACGAGCTGTTTG ATAAAGATAGTCCCTTCTACTATG ACTGGGAAAGTTTGCAGCTGGGTGGGATGATCTTCGCAGGGCTCCTGTGTGCCGCTGGATGCGCTATGGCCCTGA GTGGCAAATGCAAATGCAAGCACAATCAGACCCCCAG TCCCTTACCTGATAAAACCACACCACTCATCACTCCAG GCTCTGCCAATACCTGTTGA